In a genomic window of Brettanomyces nanus chromosome 1, complete sequence:
- a CDS encoding uncharacterized protein (EggNog:ENOG41) gives MSTGSSRYLIRHLEEEFGAPSSKILNSLLEDNPQLTDAIDSYLQKHDTYDSNDNAKLGNELYRVYMKYILNDYSKEKYFLQVLTKLIHCIVDDNEFLMWIKKYITSSTDSAGLNNSFVELTKRLINNALSDSISTKDIKLQKTRSHHSELVLNLLLDSYFRKIEKADIIDDSGSSALSSQEQEEKSRFRRLNIRLLISNYASAYTKEFLVTMSDYLHRNGNLKLEVMSLLSSVLKEQPMKLYTIIEIDLYDDLLECMLKDPSIDVVDSTINVFCMILPHICNKLQRSLLKIFAIFARRLCWQRGDLGDLWTEGKAQLSLQRLLKANAFSIPPMRLEDYLYGLYPLNLFSFCKDPLKYMGAEYVQYLPPGFDADQFKALALPTLTRFLLHENFIKFSTPEEEFEDIKRFSALGYADAIALYCAQLDPLIDEVEKSRRSGRSTSTGESISTRNSGPIPSPPGFRIPDFGNTFQARKASIISIGSTMNAGGNQDPLLIGSTNEQRVLSSDNLLDVHKDLYFSNKDSLVRRQSLISDSGIAQVVASGSQPSESGSGTESGSEGAIDFYQRELMILINELDFAEYVRNLSIFNYRKARKEILKLYTTVQEFEILKKRNEQLTREIGQIREVVILKEEAEKTLRMGTAERLELLLKKNKLLNKQLTEITRSEFKLQEKYEKLEADHKEAKNKLRVHEKEFMSLKDKVSLLGKEKNNLTAQIDLHSQKSMTEYHIETVDDKDKEIFILNEEIKRYKYELDDAIEKLKKMDSHATQRENGDQDLRKTGEALKKYIALYQTTLTDYEQTIKDLETEVQTKELTISKLNTTQPINIPANGSSDVLVNKMPQFTYESSYDVFGNRMMRNSPSELRYGTQGSSIRSASKTALNTDQGKDTQESPTL, from the coding sequence ATGTCAACTGGCTCATCAAGATATCTAATACGacatcttgaagaagaatttggtgCCCCTTCTTCCAAGATATTAAACTCTTTACTGGAAGACAATCCCCAATTAACTGATGCTATTGATAGCTATCTGCAAAAGCATGACACTTACGACTCAAACGATAATGCCAAACTCGGCAACGAATTATACCGGGTATACATGAAGTATATTCTCAATGACTATTCAAAGGAAAAGTATTTTCTTCAGGTTCTTACAAAGTTGATACACTGTATAGTAGACGATAATGAGTTTCTGATGTGGATTAAAAAATACATCACCTCGTCTACGGACAGTGCAGGTTTGAACAATTCATTTGTTGAATTGACGAAGAGGCTTATTAACAACGCATTAAGCGATAGCATTTCAACGAAGGATATAAAATTACAGAAGACCAGGTCTCATCACTCAGAACTGGTTCTTAATCTTTTACTTGACAGCTACTTCCGGAAAATCGAAAAAGCTGATATTATAGACGACAGTGGCAGTTCCGCATTAAGCtctcaagaacaagagGAAAAGAGTCGATTTAGACGATTAAACATTCGACTGCTGATTAGCAATTATGCTTCAGCATATACAAAGGAGTTCTTGGTGACAATGTCCGACTATTTGCATCGTAATGGAAATCTTAAATTAGAGGTGATGTCATTACTTTCATCTGTTTTAAAGGAGCAGCCCATGAAACTTTACACGATAATAGAAATCGATCTATATGATGATTTACTTGAATGCATGTTGAAGGACCCCTCGATAGACGTGGTAGATTCCACTATTAACGTCTTTTGCATGATTTTACCGCATATTTGCAATAAACTTCAACGCTCTCTTCTTAAGATATTTGCAATATTTGCAAGAAGACTCTGCTGGCAACGTGGCGATCTAGGAGATTTATGGACCGAAGGAAAGGCACAGCTATCTCTTCAACGTCTTCTTAAGGCAAACGCTTTTTCCATTCCACCAATGAGACTTGAAGATTATTTGTATGGACTGTATCCATTGaatcttttctctttttgcaAAGATCCATTGAAGTACATGGGAGCCGAATATGTGCAGTATCTACCTCCCGGGTTCGACGCAGATCAATTCAAAGCTTTGGCTTTACCGACCTTAACCCGATTTTTACTTCACGAGAACTTTATAAAGTTTTCCACTCCTGAGGAGGAGTTCGAAGACATCAAACGGTTCAGTGCGCTGGGATATGCTGATGCTATCGCCCTCTATTGTGCCCAACTTGATCCGTTAATAGACGAGGTGGAGAAGAGTAGACGATCTGGTCGTTCTACCTCAACTGGAGAGTCGATATCAACCAGAAATTCAGGGCCAATACCCTCACCTCCTGGATTCAGAATTCCAGATTTTGGGAATACTTTCCAAGCTAGAAAGGCCTCCATAATCAGTATTGGGAGTACGATGAACGCAGGTGGTAACCAGGACCCTTTACTGATTGGTTCTACCAATGAACAACGAGTATTATCGAGCGATAACCTGTTGGATGTTCACAAAGACTTGTATTTCAGTAACAAGGACTCACTGGTCAGACGCCAGTCTCTAATTTCCGATTCAGGAATAGCACAGGTAGTCGCAAGTGGCAGCCAGCCGTCGGAAAGTGGCAGTGGAACAGAAAGCGGGAGTGAGGGAGCCATCGACTTCTACCAGAGAGAACTTATGATTTTGATCAATGAGCTTGATTTTGCGGAATATGTCCGAAACTTGTCCATTTTCAACTACAGGAAGGCgagaaaggagattctGAAACTTTATACGACAGTTCAAGAATTCGAGattttaaagaagagaaatgaGCAATTGACGAGGGAAATTGGACAGATACGTGAGGTAGTAATACTGAAGGAGGAAGCAGAGAAGACTTTAAGAATGGGTACAGCCGAAAGGTTAGAGTTGCTgctaaaaaaaaataaactGTTGAATAAGCAGCTGACAGAGATAACGAGAAGCGAGTTCAAACTTCAAGAGAAATATGAAAAGTTAGAGGCTGATCATAAGGAGGCTAAGAACAAACTGAGGGTACATGAAAAGGAGTTTATGAGCCTTAAAGATAAAGTGTCATTACTAGGCAAGGAAAAAAACAACCTTACGGCCCAGATCGACCTACATTCACAGAAGTCGATGACAGAATATCACATCGAGACggttgatgataaagataaGGAAATATTCATTTTGAATGAAGAGATAAAGAGATACAAATATGAACTTGACGATGCGatagaaaagttgaagaagatggataGCCACGCTACTCAAAGGGAAAACGGTGATCAAGATCTTCGTAAAACAGGagaagcattgaagaagtatatCGCGCTCTATCAGACAACATTGACAGACTATGAACAAACAATCAAAGATTTAGAAACCGAAGTTCAAACTAAGGAGTTAACGATTTCCAAGTTGAATACTACACAGCCAATTAATATACCTGCCAATGGTAGCTCGGATGTTTTGGTCAATAAGATGCCACAGTTTACCTATGAATCGAGTTACGATGTGTTTGGAAATAGGATGATGCGTAATTCGCCCTCAGAATTACGATATGGCACCCAAGGCTCATCGATTAGAAGTGCTTCAAAGACGGCTTTGAACACAGATCAAGGTAAAGACACCCAAGAAAGTCCTACACTTTaa
- a CDS encoding uncharacterized protein (EggNog:ENOG41), which translates to MARKQKSTIQSINGGISIGDNPKDVWDQTRTACKLGMEKAFFKIIKLEDIDPEEQKGDPDLLTQLYESDLYSRYRTNMSHYKQRFRKDLIAMRNADTEFAASLLSGDMNMEEFCHLKEGELISKKRKKENKMLLERELKKSITKKLPERLSDVPNQNTIVRDKWGISESAAKVDQRFEN; encoded by the coding sequence ATGGCTCGCAAACAAAAATCTACTATTCAGAGCATCAATGGTGGGATATCTATAGGTGACAACCCGAAAGATGTATGGGATCAAACGAGAACTGCATGTAAACTTGGAATGGAAAAGGCGTTTTTTAAAATAATTAAGCTAGAAGATATAGATCCGGAAGAGCAGAAGGGCGATCCGGATTTACTAACTCAACTGTATGAAAGCGATCTTTATAGTAGATATAGAACCAACATGAGTCATTACAAGCAAAGGTTTCGTAAGGACCTTATAGCAATGAGAAATGCGGATACAGAGTTCGCCGCTAGCCTTCTTAGTGGTGATATGAATATGGAAGAATTCTGTCATCTAAAAGAGGGCGAATTGATATCAAAGAAacgaaagaaagaaaacaagaTGTTACTGGAGAgggaattgaagaagagtataACCAAGAAACTTCCCGAGCGACTTAGTGATGTGCCCAACCAGAACACTATAGTAAGAGATAAATGGGGTATCAGTGAAAGCGCAGCCAAAGTTGATCAAAGGTTTGAAAATTAA